In a single window of the Aquarana catesbeiana isolate 2022-GZ linkage group LG13, ASM4218655v1, whole genome shotgun sequence genome:
- the ZBTB42 gene encoding zinc finger and BTB domain-containing protein 42 isoform X1 yields the protein MKPQDPHKLWPPQHTPAPGSPRPACYEGRMEFPDHSRQLLQCLSQQRHQGFLCDCTVLVGEAQFQAHRAVLASCSMYFHLFYRDQLDKRDIVHLNSDIVTAPAFSLLLQFMYEGKLEFGSLPVEDVLAAASYLHMYDIVKVCKGKLKEKELKNGEDGSELEKDGLSDGEELRGRGGENKEKNFAAEDGWSPDSIGVNSGPTEAVSCRTTAGTTKARVTSSPCPLSQRSANHTQPPSDGDCALDLSFKPVSGKDSFHPSYVFGQLASDSQQQGTVPLVKDEQDLLSEQEDSQAKSPKSQHIGNPAKSLMTGLGHMFAGNGNSHVREDDLYRDESEDDMDSSDISSSGVLVSPGQICICPLCSKVFPSPHILQLHLSSHFRDRDGSRIKMSPDGSVPTCTICGKTFSCMYTLKRHERTHSGEKPYTCAQCGKSFQYSHNLSRHAVVHTREKPHACKWCERRFTQSGDLYRHIRKFHCGLVKSLVV from the exons ATGAAGCCGCAGGATCCCCACAAACTCTGGCCTCCCCAGCACACTCCAGCACCAGGATCCCCCAGACCAGCCT GTTATGAAGGAAGAATGGAGTTTCCAGACCATAGCCGACAGTTGCTGCAGTGTCTGAGTCAGCAACGTCACCAGGGTTTCCTGTGTGACTGTACTGTTTTAGTTGGGGAAGCGCAATTCCAAGCCCACAGAGCCGTCCTggcctcctgcagcatgtacttcCATCTCTTCTACAGGGACCAGCTAGACAAAAGGGACATTGTCCATCTGAACAGTGACATTGTCACGGCCCCGGCCTTCAGCCTGCTGCTTCAATTCATGTACGAAGGCAAGCTGGAATTCGGCAGCCTCCCGGTGGAGGACGTGTTGGCTGCCGCCAGCTACCTTCACATGTATGACATTGTCAAAGTGTGCAAGGGCAAGCTTAAAGAGAAAGAACTGAAAAACGGAGAGGACGGGTCCGAGCTGGAGAAGGACGGGCTCTCGGACGGCGAAGAGCTGCGGGGACGGGGCGGCGAAAATAAAGAGAAGAACTTTGCGGCGGAGGACGGTTGGTCGCCTGATTCCATAGGTGTCAACTCAGGTCCCACCGAAGCCGTGTCGTGTAGGACAACAGCTGGAACAACAAAGGCCCGTGTCACCAGTTCCCCTTGCCCTTTGTCCCAGAGGTCTGCTAACCATACACAGCCCCCGAGTGATGGGGATTGTGCTCTGGATTTGTCTTTCAAGCCCGTGTCTGGGAAAGATTCCTTCCACCCCTCCTACGTCTTTGGACAGCTGGCTTCCGACAGCCAGCAGCAGGGCACAGTGCCACTTGTTAAAGATGAACAAGACTTGCTGTCAGAGCAGGAGGACAGTCAGGCAAAGAGTCCAAAGAGTCAACACATCGGGAACCCGGCCAAAAGCCTCATGACGGGGCTGGGACACATGTTTGCAGGAAACGGGAACTCGCACGTTCGGGAGGACGACTTGTACCGCGACGAAAGCGAGGACGACATGGACTCCTCGGACATCTCCAGCTCAGGCGTTCTGGTCTCCCCCGGCCAGATTTGCATCTGCCCCCTGTGCAGTAAAGTGTTCCCCAGCCCCCACATCCTTCAGCTCCACCTCAGCTCCCATTTTCGGGACCGCGACGGCTCCCGCATCAAGATGTCCCCCGACGGCTCTGTCCCCACCTGCACGATATGTGGAAAGACCTTCTCCTGTATGTACACGTTAAAGAGACATGAACGCACGCACTCGGGGGAGAAGCCCTATACCTGCGCACAGTGCGGCAAGAGCTTCCAATATTCACACAACCTCAGCCGCCACGCGGTGGTGCACACGAGGGAAAAGCCACACGCCTGTAAATGGTGTGAGAGACGGTTCACCCAGTCAGGTGACTTGTATAGACACATTCGTAAGTTTCACTGTGGCCTAGTGAAGTCCTTGGTTGTCTAG
- the ZBTB42 gene encoding zinc finger and BTB domain-containing protein 42 isoform X2 — protein MEFPDHSRQLLQCLSQQRHQGFLCDCTVLVGEAQFQAHRAVLASCSMYFHLFYRDQLDKRDIVHLNSDIVTAPAFSLLLQFMYEGKLEFGSLPVEDVLAAASYLHMYDIVKVCKGKLKEKELKNGEDGSELEKDGLSDGEELRGRGGENKEKNFAAEDGWSPDSIGVNSGPTEAVSCRTTAGTTKARVTSSPCPLSQRSANHTQPPSDGDCALDLSFKPVSGKDSFHPSYVFGQLASDSQQQGTVPLVKDEQDLLSEQEDSQAKSPKSQHIGNPAKSLMTGLGHMFAGNGNSHVREDDLYRDESEDDMDSSDISSSGVLVSPGQICICPLCSKVFPSPHILQLHLSSHFRDRDGSRIKMSPDGSVPTCTICGKTFSCMYTLKRHERTHSGEKPYTCAQCGKSFQYSHNLSRHAVVHTREKPHACKWCERRFTQSGDLYRHIRKFHCGLVKSLVV, from the coding sequence ATGGAGTTTCCAGACCATAGCCGACAGTTGCTGCAGTGTCTGAGTCAGCAACGTCACCAGGGTTTCCTGTGTGACTGTACTGTTTTAGTTGGGGAAGCGCAATTCCAAGCCCACAGAGCCGTCCTggcctcctgcagcatgtacttcCATCTCTTCTACAGGGACCAGCTAGACAAAAGGGACATTGTCCATCTGAACAGTGACATTGTCACGGCCCCGGCCTTCAGCCTGCTGCTTCAATTCATGTACGAAGGCAAGCTGGAATTCGGCAGCCTCCCGGTGGAGGACGTGTTGGCTGCCGCCAGCTACCTTCACATGTATGACATTGTCAAAGTGTGCAAGGGCAAGCTTAAAGAGAAAGAACTGAAAAACGGAGAGGACGGGTCCGAGCTGGAGAAGGACGGGCTCTCGGACGGCGAAGAGCTGCGGGGACGGGGCGGCGAAAATAAAGAGAAGAACTTTGCGGCGGAGGACGGTTGGTCGCCTGATTCCATAGGTGTCAACTCAGGTCCCACCGAAGCCGTGTCGTGTAGGACAACAGCTGGAACAACAAAGGCCCGTGTCACCAGTTCCCCTTGCCCTTTGTCCCAGAGGTCTGCTAACCATACACAGCCCCCGAGTGATGGGGATTGTGCTCTGGATTTGTCTTTCAAGCCCGTGTCTGGGAAAGATTCCTTCCACCCCTCCTACGTCTTTGGACAGCTGGCTTCCGACAGCCAGCAGCAGGGCACAGTGCCACTTGTTAAAGATGAACAAGACTTGCTGTCAGAGCAGGAGGACAGTCAGGCAAAGAGTCCAAAGAGTCAACACATCGGGAACCCGGCCAAAAGCCTCATGACGGGGCTGGGACACATGTTTGCAGGAAACGGGAACTCGCACGTTCGGGAGGACGACTTGTACCGCGACGAAAGCGAGGACGACATGGACTCCTCGGACATCTCCAGCTCAGGCGTTCTGGTCTCCCCCGGCCAGATTTGCATCTGCCCCCTGTGCAGTAAAGTGTTCCCCAGCCCCCACATCCTTCAGCTCCACCTCAGCTCCCATTTTCGGGACCGCGACGGCTCCCGCATCAAGATGTCCCCCGACGGCTCTGTCCCCACCTGCACGATATGTGGAAAGACCTTCTCCTGTATGTACACGTTAAAGAGACATGAACGCACGCACTCGGGGGAGAAGCCCTATACCTGCGCACAGTGCGGCAAGAGCTTCCAATATTCACACAACCTCAGCCGCCACGCGGTGGTGCACACGAGGGAAAAGCCACACGCCTGTAAATGGTGTGAGAGACGGTTCACCCAGTCAGGTGACTTGTATAGACACATTCGTAAGTTTCACTGTGGCCTAGTGAAGTCCTTGGTTGTCTAG